CGAGTCGTAGTCGAGATCAGGGCTTGTGTGCCAGGTCAGGTCCGAAAGATGAACCAACAGAAATCCGAGGACGACAAGTCCGGTCACCATCATCCAGGTGGAGGCGCCGCCACCCGGCAGCGCGAACACACCCTGCTTCGATTCCTTCATCGAATACGTCACCCGCCGCGCCTGGCGATTCATGGCCGCCGTGGAAAACGCCAGGCCGATATGCAGCACGAACAGCGTGAACAAGCCGATTTCCGCGATCTTCAGCAAGCCTTCCTTGCTGTGAAGTGCGTGAGCGTAGTCGTTGTAGGCGGTTTCGCCGGCGAACAGCAAAAAGTTACCGGCCAGGTGGACAACCAGAAAACCGCACAGCAGCAGCCCCGTCATCGCCATCAGGACTTTCTGCCCGACCGACGTCGAGCACGCTCTGACAAACGGAGCACAGGCCGGCACCCGCGACAACCAGACGGCCGGAAGGCTGATAATTCGACTCAAGGCATTCAAGACCCCGCTCCCTAAAGCGTGGGAAGTGCGAAAATCGGTCAACGGGACTGCGGATCCGGCGAAAGTCGCCGCAGTCAGGCGGCGGATTATAGGACCGCAGTTGTGATGTGCAACGACGCGTGCGCTCGTGTCCACGGAAGAGAAGCTGCGGCGTCATTCCCGCGAATTTCGGAACGCGGAGGAATCGTCCCGCGCGGCGGGAACCTGCGAACACGCGCCGCGGAACCGGCGACAGTTGACGGCCGTATCGACGATCGGAACGTTGCACGAACCACAGATGACACAGATACACAGATGTCACAGATACAGGAAACGACGCACGCAGCTTCCGGATGGAACAACGGCGCTGGCATCCGGCGTTGTGTGCGTCGGTGATGTCGCTCGGGACCGGTCGGTGCATTGACGAATGCCGACACAGCGGGCACGATGAAGCCCTGCCAGCCCGGTTTTCCCTCCCTTCTCTCGAAAGGCTCCGTCGATGTCTCCCGCCAACGACTCAAAATCCGGTTCCCCGGCCTCAGCGGTTTCGCGTCGCGCGTTCGTTGGAACGTCGGCTGTCGCCGCGGCCGCGATCTCCTCGCTGCATCCTGCCTCCGCGGCATACGTCAGCAACCGGCAGGACAACGTCGTCGTCGGACTCATGGGACTCAGCCGCGGCATGTCGCTGGCGGAAACGTTCGCGGCGACTCCCGGAGTGACGATCAAGTACCTGTGCGAAGTCGACAGCAACCGGCTGCAGGCCGCGGTTCAGTCGCTGAAAAGCAAGGTCGACAACGAGATTCAGACGACAGGAAACTTTCGCGAGATCCTGAATGATCCGGACGTCGACGCTCTGGTCTGCGCGGCTCCGAATCACTGGCACGCGCCGGCATCCATACTGGCCTGCAACGCCGGCAAGCACGTGTATGTGGAAAAACCGTGCAGCCACAATCCGTGGGAAGGAGAAATGCTGGTCAAAGCCGCTCGAAAGAACAACCGCTGCGTGCAGATGGGCAACCAGCGTCGCAGCGCGGAAAAGATCATGGCCGCCATCAAAATGCTGCACGAAGGCCGCATTGGAGAAGTCCACTACAGCCGAAGCTGGTACGCCAACCTGCGAGGTTCCATCGGCAGGGGAACTCCCGCCGACGTGCCGCCGCATATCGACTATGACCTGTGGCAGGGCCCCGCTCCGCGGCTGCCGTACACGTCCAACCGGCTTCACTACAACTGGCACTGGGGCTGGCATTTCGGCAACGGAGAACTCGGTAACAACGGAGTTCATTCCATCGACCTTTCGCGCTGGGGCCTGAACGTCGACTTTCCCGTTCGAGCCGTATCCTCCGGAGGACGCTACTTCTTTGACGACGACCAGCAGACTCCCGACACGCATCTGGTGTCGTTCGAATTCGAAGGCGGCAAGCAGATCATGTGGGAAGGTCTGAGCTGCAATCGGATGGGAATTGACGGCGAATCGTTCGGGACATCCTTCCACGGCGACAACGGCAGCCTGAAACTGTCGAGCTGGGGTTATGCCGTCTACGATCAGAAGGGAAAGGAACTGGAAAAGGACGATGCCGGTGCCGCCGACGCTGCTCACGTCGCCAACTTCATCGAAGCCATCCGCGCCGACGACCCGACGCTGCTGCATTCCGAGATTGCCGAAGGCCACAAGTCGACGCTGCTCTGCCACCTGGGCAACATCGCTCAGCGGACCGGAGACGCTCTGACCTGCGATCCTGCAAACGGCCACATCATCGGAAACGACGAAGCCGCGAAGCTGTGGAAGCGAGAATACGCCGAAGGCTGGGAACCCACCGTCTGAACCCGCGGCGACTCCGGGCGACACGGTCGCCGTTCCCTTGAATTGATGCCGTCTCCGTGTTCCGCAGCGCAAACCGGGCAGTCCTCTTTAGGTGACGGAAGGTTTGCCAGCAGATGAACACAGAATGCGCCGTTCAGGCTGGCGGAACGGTGTCCGGCCTGGCACAGGACGTCGCTGCCCACGGCTGCCAGAACGGCGGCCTCCATTGCGATCGCCGTCTGTAACCGCTTCGAGCACAGCCGGTTTCACGGATCAACGACTCGTCATGAATGAATCCCAGCTTCGATTCTGAATCCGGAGGCCGTGGAGCTCCGGATACATCGAAGACCGTCGACGAATGCAGCGGATATCTTCATTGGACTCGAGGAGCCGGAGAAACATGGGCCGGAGAATTCGTTCTGCACACAAGTCATCCCCGGTGCGACTACGATGCAACAATGCGGCTCCTGAAGATTCGCTGCTGAACAATAGGCAGACGCCACCATGTCAGCCAAAGAACTGCTCCGGGGAAGAGCAAGTGGGCAACGCCTGCCTGCGTCTCGTCCGTTGGTCGTTGATCGGATCGGATTCGCTGGCGGCATTCGGGCTGAAGAGTCCGGGCAGTCGATTGCGTGTTGCGGACTTCCACTGCGGCGTTACACGCACAGGGCGATCAACTCGATCCCGAACGATGCCGGTGTCGCAGCGAACGCAGGACGGGTTAACCCCGATGCGATTTCTGCCAGGGACGCACGACAAGTCGGCAGCGGACCCGAACCCAGCACGGTACTTCAATCCCAGCTTCTCGCACTTCGTGGCCTGGCAGAGGCGGTCTCGATGACGTGTGGGACGGGAAAGAGGGAAGGCCCTGTATTGAGTCAACCACGGGAATGTCGTGGTGCTGGGACAGCTGTAAGACCTGCGGACCGCTGAAGACGGGGCGAAATGCAAACTTTGTCGACGGGCGGCTGACGAGCGAGAGTTGCTCGTCGACCGGTCCGCCGTCCCTGAGCGGGCGGCTGGCGACGTGTTCTGACGGCACGGCGGTTGGCTTCGGTCACTCGGGGCGAATGATCCGTGATGGATTGGGCAGCGCACTGTGAACATGAAATTGTCAAGTTGCGGTGAAGATCGGTCAGGCCGGTCTTTTCAAAACGCCATAGGCGGGCTATACCGCGCTTGGTGAATCGTCAGACCGCGATGTTTCGCGGCAGGGATGATTCGTCGATCACCGCAATCCTCATCAGGGCAGGGAGCCTGACGATGAAGCGCAGCATGGAAGTCGTTACCGCCGGTATCGTTTTGTTCGCCGGCGGATCTCTGGCTGGCCGGTTCATTCAGCCGCAGCCGGCTGCTTCGTCAGCGCCGGAGGTTGCATCAGCCCTCGAAGCTGGCACACCGAAATCGCTGCCGACAGACGCATTCGAGCCGCAACCAGGCGCGATCCCCGAAGCCTTCACAGAGTTCAGTGACGCCAGCGACGACTTCGTGACTCACGAGCGGGCCGGAGTTGTCAGGACAGTGAGCGCGACCGGAGTGCCGCATAGGAACGACGATCGAATCCGTGAGTTGGTCCGGCAGCACTTTCCCGACGCGGATGCTCAGACGATCGAGATCTGGTGTGAGGAATATGCCGGTATTCCCGTCGCTGATGCGGAATTCCTGCTACAGCAGCAAAAGCAGTTTCGGTCTTCGCTGGAAGTTTCTTCCGGCGACCTATTTCGTGCGGACGACGGCCTTGACGTCGAAGCGAGCGATCCGGCTTCCCCGGCGGACGAAAGCCTGACATCGGCGGCGATGATTCAGCAGCCCGACCGGCGCGTTCAGATCCGGCGGGACAACGAAGCAAATCGGACGACGATCGGATTCCGGCAGCGCGAGCTGATTACGCTGCCGGCAGCTCTTCGTCGATTTAGTGGCGGTGAATCCAGTGGCGACGGCACTGCCGTCTTCGATTTCCGTGCCGGGCGACTGATCTGCACCGGTCGGCCACTGGATGTTGCCATCGATGGACGTCCGGAACTGATGTTTGCCCTGGGCTCCGGCGATATGTTCACGCGTTGCGGCGCGCTGGAACGGCTGGATGACGGTCGGCTGGGCTTCCGGACACCGTCGGGAGAACTGGCCCTGGTCGACAGCCCGGTCATTCCGGAAAACGCCGCGGCGATCACGGTGGATGAAGCGGGGTGCGTGACCTGCGAAGTCGATGGTGAGCACCACGACGTCGGCTGCATTCGCCTGGCGCGACTTGCGGATCTGAGTCGGCTGGCAAGCGATGACGGTGTGCTGTTTTCGATGTCTGGTGCGTCAGGCGAGTTCGAACTCGTGGAAGCAGCCGGCGCGGTGAAATCGGGAATGCTGGAGTTGTCCAACGGCAGCAGCGACGAAGAATGAGTCTTCGCCGGTCCGGCCGGGATGATGAACCTCGACGCGTCGTTCACCGTTTTGTGAGCAGCCGTTCGCGCTGTGTCGAGGGCAAATGTGGTGATTGGGCGGGTGCGGACGAATTCGTTCGATGCGTTCGTGGCTTTGCGGGACCGGGGACTCGACATCGCTGGATTTCAGCGGTAGCATCGCAAGCCTCCCCCCGCCGGATTCCCGCCTATGAATCACGACTTTCGCATTCCCGTCCTGCCGTTCGCCGCGTGGCTGCTGATCTGCACTTCGACGGCCAGCAGTCAGCCTCCCAAGGGCGATCCTCCGCCGGCTCCCGTCAGCGTGGCCGACGTGGTTGAACAGCAGATCAGCGAAACGTACACGGTCGTCGGCACGGTGATGCCGGCTCGGCGAAGCGTCGTCGGCAGCGCGGTTGACGGGCGCGTGATCGAATTTCCCGTCGTGAATGGCGACGCGGTGAAGGCCGGAGACACGCTGGCTCGTGCCCGGACGGAGATGCTGGAACTGCAGCTTGCCGCGGCCGAAGCGGAACTTGTTGTCCGGCAGCAGGAACTGGCCGAACTGCAGAACGGCACCGAACCGGAAACCATCGCCAATCTGGGTGCTCAGATGCGAGCAGCCTCGGCGCTGCGCGATTTCACAAAGGCCGAATACGACCGCATTGCCAGCCTGTTCCAGCAGAACAAGGCAGCAACGCAAAGCGACGTTGATGCCAAGCTGTCTGCGTCGCTGGCCGCCGATCAGGACTATCTTGCGGCCCGGGCTCTGTACGAACAGGCCGTGAAGGGGCCGCGGGAGGAACGAATTGCTCAGGCACAGGCGCGGGTGGCGATTCAGGAGGCCGTTGTCGGCGAATTAAAGGAGCAGATTGACCGGCACACGTTCGTGGCTCCGTTTGACGGTTTCGTCGTGACCGAACATACGGAAGTCGGCCAGTGGGTGGCTCGCGGCGATCCCATCGCTGAAGTCATTCAGCTAAGTGAAGTCGATGTGCAGGTGTTTACGCTGGAAGAACAGATTCGCGACATGCGCGTCGGTTCCGATGTCCGAGTTGAAGTTCCCGCCGCCCGAGAATCCGAATGGAACGGCAAAGTCCACCGCATCATTCCTCAGGCGGACGTCCGTTCGCGAACGCTGCCGGTGGAAATTCGCATCACAAATCACATTCAGGACGGAATCCCCGCTCTGAAGTCCGGCGCGTTCGCTCGCGTGCATCTGCCGACGGGACAGCAACAACTGGTGATGCTGGTTCCCAAGGACGCTCTGGTACTAGGCGGCGAAGAACCACTGGTCTACGTTCTGGAACCGGCCGAAGAAGGCAAGCCGGCCAGCGTGCGGGAGGCCGTGGTGACGCTGGGCATCAGCAAGGGCAACAGTATCCAGG
The Planctomycetaceae bacterium genome window above contains:
- a CDS encoding succinate dehydrogenase cytochrome b subunit; translated protein: MSRIISLPAVWLSRVPACAPFVRACSTSVGQKVLMAMTGLLLCGFLVVHLAGNFLLFAGETAYNDYAHALHSKEGLLKIAEIGLFTLFVLHIGLAFSTAAMNRQARRVTYSMKESKQGVFALPGGGASTWMMVTGLVVLGFLLVHLSDLTWHTSPDLDYDSVTHDGHTDPFGVARLVLQNPLHAAVYSLGCLFLGIHLFHAVASAFQTLGLSHPKWNPIIRCAGRIFAWVIALGFLSCVAWGLFLK
- a CDS encoding Gfo/Idh/MocA family oxidoreductase, producing the protein MSPANDSKSGSPASAVSRRAFVGTSAVAAAAISSLHPASAAYVSNRQDNVVVGLMGLSRGMSLAETFAATPGVTIKYLCEVDSNRLQAAVQSLKSKVDNEIQTTGNFREILNDPDVDALVCAAPNHWHAPASILACNAGKHVYVEKPCSHNPWEGEMLVKAARKNNRCVQMGNQRRSAEKIMAAIKMLHEGRIGEVHYSRSWYANLRGSIGRGTPADVPPHIDYDLWQGPAPRLPYTSNRLHYNWHWGWHFGNGELGNNGVHSIDLSRWGLNVDFPVRAVSSGGRYFFDDDQQTPDTHLVSFEFEGGKQIMWEGLSCNRMGIDGESFGTSFHGDNGSLKLSSWGYAVYDQKGKELEKDDAGAADAAHVANFIEAIRADDPTLLHSEIAEGHKSTLLCHLGNIAQRTGDALTCDPANGHIIGNDEAAKLWKREYAEGWEPTV
- a CDS encoding efflux RND transporter periplasmic adaptor subunit → MNHDFRIPVLPFAAWLLICTSTASSQPPKGDPPPAPVSVADVVEQQISETYTVVGTVMPARRSVVGSAVDGRVIEFPVVNGDAVKAGDTLARARTEMLELQLAAAEAELVVRQQELAELQNGTEPETIANLGAQMRAASALRDFTKAEYDRIASLFQQNKAATQSDVDAKLSASLAADQDYLAARALYEQAVKGPREERIAQAQARVAIQEAVVGELKEQIDRHTFVAPFDGFVVTEHTEVGQWVARGDPIAEVIQLSEVDVQVFTLEEQIRDMRVGSDVRVEVPAARESEWNGKVHRIIPQADVRSRTLPVEIRITNHIQDGIPALKSGAFARVHLPTGQQQLVMLVPKDALVLGGEEPLVYVLEPAEEGKPASVREAVVTLGISKGNSIQVTGPIRAGDRVVVRGNERLKNGQTVTVLE